In Deltaproteobacteria bacterium PRO3, the genomic stretch TCGGTGCCCACCCCGAGGAATTGACCGAAGTTGGAGGCATTGACGTCGCTGCCGCTCTCAGGGATGCCGGCGCCCTCGCTGAAGGTTAGACCGCCGCCGACCTCGGGAAGCAGCGTAATCCAGCTGGAAAACGCGTCGTTCATGATCTGAACGGTATTAGCATGGTTATAGGTCGGGTTGTCGTTCTTCAGACCGCCCTTGTCGGGATTGTAGACGACGGTGCCTTCCCAGCGCAGGGGCAGGCCGTTGATGTCGGTCTTGATGGCCCCGCCGGCCCAGGCAAGGGCGGGGAAGAGAAAGGCTGCGAGCAGGGCTGCGGCGCGAGGCGAAAATCGCATAGAAAACCTTTATCGTTGGAAGCGCTGATTCTATTAGAAGTCGGGTCTGTATCGCCACCCCTCTTACAAGGTTGCGGCGTAATTCGCCAATAATTAAAGTAATTTTATAAACGCTTCCACGGACAAACGGGCCTGTTTCAGGATATGGGACAAGGTCGATCTTTTAATGGGGCGATGGGCGGGGACGGTTAATTTAAGGGTCTCCGCGGGGAGGTGTTTCACCAAACGGATATGGCTGCCTTTTTGCCTCACTACGACCCAAGAATCCCTACGTAAAGCCGCGATGACCTGTTCGTAACCTAGACTAGGAACTTTAGTCATATCGCGATTTCAAGTTGTTCGGAATTTGGGGGGAGGATCAAATCATCCTCAACGGGTTCCAAGAAAAGGGAGATAGCTTCTTGGATATTTTTTAAAGCTTCTTCCTTTGTGTCACCTTCGCTAATACAACCCGGCAGAGAGGGGGCGTAAACCGTATAGCCACCCTCATCGCTTGGTTCTAAGACGATTTTGATCTTCATGGCCGATGCCTCGGGTTATTTATAAAACGAAAGGGGTCTTCTTGTCCAGAAGACCCCTTCCTAATCTAACGATGGAATACCGCCGAAACCTGAATCAATTGGCGTTCAGATTTTGGTTGGTCGTCGCACCGGCATTGCACACCACGTTGACCTCACGTGGCGTCCCCTTGGTGTCGCCAAAGCTGGCGCTGGTAAGAGGAGGATCGCATGGCTCCAGCACGAAGCTGGACAGGCCGGATCCCGCGCCGTTATCCGAGAAGTTTTGCAAGTACATGGTGTAGTTTCCAGGCTCCAGACCGCGGATGCTGTATGCGCCGCAAGCGGCGGGGCTACCCGCGTTGCAATTGCCCTGGTTTTTGCCGTTATTCCCACTTACATCGGGAAGACCTTGGGTAAACCGAGAGGCCTCGGATCCGGCGACAAAAGAGGCCGTCAGAGCGGGATCGCCGTTCTTGCTGGCCACCACCTCCATGCAACGCGCGTCGTCGGCTCCGCTGCTGTTGAGAGCGGATCCTTGGACGGCACAAGTGACCGAGGAGAAATTGGCGGACGGATAATACCTGGAGAAGGTCACCTTATCGTCGTAGTGCAAGGTGTTGAGATTGGCACCGGGCACGAAAAGACCGATCATGGTGGGGATATTCTCCGGCTCGCAACCGGCTCCTCCAGTCTGACAGTCGATATAATTTTGTTTGTTAGTCAGGGTGTGGTCCAACCCCAGGTAATGTCCGACCTCATGGACGACGGTCCCTTTCAGCTCATCCAGGGTGATTCCACCGGCAGGACAGGCACCCTCGTTATCCGAGGTCGCTGGATTGTCGCAGTTGGAATCCGGGGCGATCACCGGCTGCAGACAGGCACCCGAGACGACCATCTGAGAGCTCTTGAGAATGGGCGAG encodes the following:
- a CDS encoding type II toxin-antitoxin system HicA family toxin → MTKVPSLGYEQVIAALRRDSWVVVRQKGSHIRLVKHLPAETLKLTVPAHRPIKRSTLSHILKQARLSVEAFIKLL
- a CDS encoding type II toxin-antitoxin system HicB family antitoxin, whose product is MKIKIVLEPSDEGGYTVYAPSLPGCISEGDTKEEALKNIQEAISLFLEPVEDDLILPPNSEQLEIAI